AAGCCGTCCTTGACGAACCGCTCGGCCTGGTCGGCCGGAGAGGTGTTGAAGACCGTGGCCTTTTCCATGTCGCCGTGCAGCAGACGCACGCACTGGCCGTCCTTCAGGTCGATGGCGGGATAGAGGATCATGGGCGCCATTCCAGGAAGTTGGCGAGCAGGGCGAGCCCCGCGGCTTGGGATTTTTCGGGGTGGAACTGTACGCCCGCCACGTTGCCCTTGGCCACAGCGGCCGTGAACGGGCCGCCGTGATCGGTCGTGGCCAGGACGTCGGCCGGGTCGGTCGGCGTCAGGGCGAAGGAGTTGGCGAAGTACATGTGGGCGCCGGTCTCGACGCCCTTGAACAGGACGTGGTCGCGCGAAAAAGCGATCGCGTTCCAGCCCATGTGCGGAATGGTCAGGGCCGGATCGCGGGGCTCCAGCTTCTTCACCTGGCCGCCGATCCAGTCCAGGCCGGGGGTGACGCCAAATTCCAGGCCTTCGCTGGCCAGAAGTTGGTGGCCCACGCAGATGCCCAGGAACGGCGCGCCCTTGCCGTGCACGGCTTCGTTCATGGCCTCATAGACGCCCGAGGCGTCCAGGCCCGCGCGGCACGAGGCGAAGGCCCCGACGCCGGGCAGCACCACGCGGTCGGCGGCGGCCACGATGGAGGGTTCGGCGGTGACAACGATGTCAGCGTCAATGGCGTGGCGACGGGCCGCCTCGCGCAAGGCCTTCTCGGCCGAGCGCAGGTTGCCCGACCCGTAATCGATCAGGGCGACGGTCTGC
The window above is part of the Caulobacter soli genome. Proteins encoded here:
- the hisH gene encoding imidazole glycerol phosphate synthase subunit HisH, which gives rise to MQTVALIDYGSGNLRSAEKALREAARRHAIDADIVVTAEPSIVAAADRVVLPGVGAFASCRAGLDASGVYEAMNEAVHGKGAPFLGICVGHQLLASEGLEFGVTPGLDWIGGQVKKLEPRDPALTIPHMGWNAIAFSRDHVLFKGVETGAHMYFANSFALTPTDPADVLATTDHGGPFTAAVAKGNVAGVQFHPEKSQAAGLALLANFLEWRP